A portion of the Nitrospira sp. genome contains these proteins:
- a CDS encoding cytochrome c biogenesis protein ResB: protein MNGQPEATAERETPRNPAPGLGWEEFSRELVEFFASIKLAMFLFLFIAITATIGTVIQQGERPETYIQEYGENAYRWFLRLGITDVYHTWWFTGLLGLLCVNSLTCFYKRFPAVWRSMKQDKVSVSMAFIKGLKQQAEIPVRGDKETVAQSLAQYFIERGYRVLAKNDAREVTLYATKGVLGRVGAHMAHLSATVIVVGGLLGSYYGFQEFGVCLEGQTYHIPRGDFDLKVDKFWIDYHENGSVKSYNSTLTVLEGGRQQLTKTITVNDPLVYKGIWFYQSSYGDAWDQIEIARLNIKDKESDKIIKTVDLEWQKEQAIDDLKLKLAVTDFVADFAFNSTEKKVYSKTVEHANPAIKLTVNERSTVEATPWIFYQFPDLFDIKDSKYQFELIGYKPKKYTGLQIAKNPGINIVWLGSTMIVVGITLSSFIYHRRLWTKIVSSDQGSTVHVGGTTHKSQIDFQKEFRKLTEKIRTF from the coding sequence ATGAACGGTCAGCCTGAGGCCACCGCCGAGCGTGAAACGCCCCGCAATCCTGCGCCGGGCCTTGGTTGGGAAGAGTTCTCACGCGAACTCGTGGAATTTTTCGCGTCGATCAAGCTGGCGATGTTTCTGTTCCTCTTCATCGCCATTACAGCCACGATCGGGACAGTCATTCAACAGGGTGAGCGACCTGAGACCTACATTCAGGAATACGGTGAGAATGCCTATCGATGGTTCCTGCGGCTCGGTATCACGGATGTCTACCATACGTGGTGGTTCACCGGCCTGCTTGGACTGCTCTGTGTCAACTCCTTGACGTGCTTCTACAAGCGGTTTCCTGCGGTTTGGCGGTCGATGAAGCAGGACAAGGTCAGCGTGTCAATGGCCTTCATCAAGGGCTTGAAGCAACAGGCCGAGATTCCTGTCCGGGGTGACAAGGAGACGGTTGCCCAGTCATTGGCCCAGTACTTCATCGAACGAGGCTATCGTGTCTTGGCGAAGAACGACGCGAGAGAGGTCACGTTGTACGCCACCAAAGGCGTGCTCGGACGCGTCGGCGCGCATATGGCACATTTGAGCGCTACGGTGATTGTCGTGGGCGGCCTGCTAGGCAGCTACTACGGATTTCAGGAGTTCGGTGTCTGCCTCGAAGGTCAGACGTATCACATTCCGCGCGGAGACTTCGATCTCAAGGTCGACAAGTTCTGGATCGATTACCACGAAAACGGGTCGGTCAAGTCCTATAACAGTACCCTGACCGTCCTCGAAGGCGGCCGGCAGCAGCTGACTAAGACGATTACCGTAAACGATCCACTGGTCTATAAGGGCATCTGGTTTTATCAGTCCAGTTATGGAGACGCATGGGATCAAATCGAGATTGCGCGGCTCAATATTAAGGACAAGGAGTCGGACAAGATCATCAAGACGGTCGATCTTGAATGGCAGAAAGAACAGGCGATCGACGACTTGAAATTGAAGTTGGCGGTTACGGATTTCGTCGCGGATTTTGCGTTCAACTCCACCGAGAAGAAGGTGTATTCCAAGACCGTCGAGCACGCCAATCCCGCGATCAAGCTGACCGTCAACGAGCGAAGTACGGTGGAAGCCACTCCGTGGATCTTCTATCAGTTCCCTGATCTCTTCGATATCAAGGATTCGAAATATCAGTTCGAATTGATCGGCTACAAGCCGAAGAAATATACCGGGCTTCAAATCGCTAAGAATCCCGGTATCAATATCGTCTGGCTCGGATCCACCATGATCGTCGTCGGCATCACATTGTCCTCCTTTATCTACCACCGAAGGTTGTGGACGAAGATCGTCTCATCGGATCAGGGTTCGACGGTCCACGTGGGTGGAACGACGCACAAGAGCCAGATCGATTTTCAGAAGGAATTTCGAAAGCTTACGGAAAAAATCCGCACGTTCTGA
- the metK gene encoding methionine adenosyltransferase, with the protein MRNNYLFTSESVTEGHPDKIADQISDGILDAIIAQDKFSRVACETILTTGIAFVAGEISTKAYVEIPDIIRDVIKDVGYTDASWGFDCNTCSVLTAIHQQSGDIAMGVDSGGAGDQGLMFGYATNETSELMPMPIVLAHRLTRRLAEVRKKNILPWVRPDGKSQVTVEYRNGKPIRIDTIVVSTQHSPEVTNRQIERGIMEKVIKPVMPKGLYDPTSVKHHINPTGRFVVGGPMGDTGLTGRKIIVDTYGGHGSHGGGAFSGKDPTKVDRSASYMARYIAKNLVAAGLADKCEVQLAYAIGVADPVSVLVDTKNTEKVSVDNLDKLVRKHFPMTPRGIIDHLKLRRPIFRKTAAYGHFGRSEPEFTWEKTDKAKVLRREAGL; encoded by the coding sequence ATGAGAAACAACTACCTGTTCACGTCGGAGTCCGTGACGGAAGGCCACCCCGACAAGATCGCCGACCAGATTTCAGACGGTATCCTGGACGCCATCATCGCCCAGGACAAGTTTTCGCGCGTGGCATGCGAGACGATCCTGACGACCGGGATCGCCTTCGTCGCCGGCGAGATTTCCACCAAGGCCTACGTGGAGATCCCCGATATCATCCGCGACGTGATCAAGGACGTCGGCTACACCGACGCCTCATGGGGATTCGACTGTAATACCTGTTCGGTCCTGACGGCCATCCACCAGCAATCCGGCGACATCGCCATGGGAGTCGACTCCGGCGGAGCCGGTGACCAAGGACTGATGTTCGGCTACGCGACGAACGAAACGTCCGAGCTCATGCCGATGCCGATCGTTTTGGCTCACCGCCTCACCCGTCGTCTCGCCGAAGTCCGCAAGAAGAACATCCTTCCCTGGGTGCGACCGGACGGCAAGTCGCAAGTCACCGTGGAATATCGGAACGGGAAGCCGATTCGTATCGACACGATCGTCGTCTCGACCCAACACAGTCCCGAAGTCACGAACAGGCAGATCGAGCGCGGCATCATGGAGAAGGTGATTAAGCCGGTCATGCCGAAGGGCCTCTACGATCCGACGAGCGTTAAGCACCACATCAATCCCACCGGCCGTTTCGTCGTCGGCGGTCCGATGGGGGACACCGGCCTGACCGGCCGGAAGATCATCGTGGACACCTACGGTGGGCACGGCAGCCACGGCGGCGGCGCCTTCTCCGGAAAGGATCCCACAAAAGTCGACCGCTCCGCCTCGTATATGGCGCGCTACATCGCGAAGAACCTCGTCGCAGCCGGCTTGGCAGACAAGTGCGAGGTGCAATTGGCGTACGCGATCGGCGTCGCCGATCCGGTCTCAGTCCTGGTCGACACGAAGAATACCGAGAAAGTCTCGGTCGACAACCTCGACAAGCTCGTGCGCAAACACTTCCCCATGACCCCGCGCGGCATCATCGATCACCTGAAACTTCGTCGTCCGATTTTCAGGAAAACGGCCGCCTACGGCCACTTCGGCCGGAGCGAACCGGAGTTTACCTGGGAAAAGACCGACAAGGCGAAAGTCCTGCGCAGAGAAGCAGGACTGTAG